Genomic segment of Salvia hispanica cultivar TCC Black 2014 chromosome 2, UniMelb_Shisp_WGS_1.0, whole genome shotgun sequence:
AAGATTCAATCTTTCTTCCTCCCAGAATTCATTCTTGAactaaatcacaaaataacgCTCCGGTCTCATCCACGTctacaagaaaacaaaaaaaaatactagtattaattaaaaaataaaatataagaagaaGAACAGAGCAGGACTGTACCTCGAAAAGAGGGTCTGATTACTGGGTTTTTGTTGAAGAAAACTGAAAAAGGAGGGACCCTGTGTTGCAGTTGAGCGGTGAGTGAGTTTTGGAAGATTTTGTATTTGTCTGTTACTACTACATGCGCTGCGGAATGAGTTTCATGACTCATAAGTACGACGTCGTGCAAAGTCAAAACCTGCCATTAAATGTCGACCGCCCCAAATATctgcatttaattttacttcgTTACGCTGCCTAACTCAACATACTACTTTTCCGTTTGCAAGACCTTTTTCATAATTAGAGTTCAAGAATAGGATTTTCTTGCATTTTACAAATGAGAAGAGAAGAATACTCCAATTTTAAGGTTACTGAAAGATGAGCGCACGGCTTCTTATtcatatacatacatattgAGACAGCTACCGGACTCTATTTACATTTGAGGTCGGCTTCTTCTTCTATATATACCCTCAATCCCAcatcatattaaattaaatattcataataCATCAAGAACAGAGCATCTGGTATATCTTTAGGCAGATTTCTGACATACAGGTAGAATCGCCTCAAGTCCTCCGTCGAGACAGCGCCACGCTCAATCACTTCATCCTTGCCGGTCAGCTCCCACAAGTCTCTTGACTCGACTCGTCTTAGACTACCACGGCAAAAGGGGCATGACTCGGATCTTGTGCTCCTGAAAGTTGAGAAAAGGAGCggcatttatatttataccATATCATGAGAATGTGCAATGCAGTATATTCTCTAAGTTACTTACCAATCTCGGTAGCAGTTGATGCACATCGCGTGGCAGCAGTTAGGCATGACCATCTTGGTGCAAGCCTCCAAGCATATTCCACATTCGTCGTCTCTCTCTGAATCTCCTCCATCTCCTTCCAATCTCTTCTTGCTCGAAAAAGCAATGCTTTTGCAGTCACCATCATCCACCTCCACCAAGTCATAATGGAGCTGCTCAAGCGACGGCAATATCAACCCTGCAAGTTAAGCGATCATTAGAGGTCATAACATTATGGTAATTCCCATTAGTTGGGTGTAAAGAAACAGATGCAACAAACAACCATAGAATTCTTTCATAGTCGCTTTGCGCCCAATTGTTGAAATCTTTGGCCTTCCATCTGTATATACCTgccaaaaatgacaaaacaaaCCAAATTACTCAAAACAAACCGAAGACAAAAAAATCTTggttcaaacaatgttttgACTGCTTTAATTCTTGGCCTCTTGGGTAAGTCAACTAATAGTAAATTTTTACTACATTCATACCTTATAAATGAGTATGTGAAAGGGGTTTAAGATTCTTGGTAGGAAATATGCGCAGGAACAGTCgatccattttagaaaatacaGAAACAGAGGTGACAAGTGATTGTAGACCAATTTCATTTGAAGACGCGCACCTCCCTTAGCTTTTGGGATTGCAGCAGCCCTAGAAAGCCATAAAATATGACACAATCAGACAATGAAGTCATCATTTTCTGTAATTTGACATAGGATAGGAACATAGCCGAGACATAACAGAATCAGATGAgatataataaatttgcaaTAGAGTGCCTTTTGGTTTTGATCAGGACAATAGATTCTAAGATTTAGGTGCGACCAAACAAACATTGCTTGCAGCAGAGCCATGGTGAAAATATAAAGTTGACAAGAATAATGGATATGAGACAATATCAACATTCAAATTTGCAATATCATCCAACGACAAGCCAAAACAGATTACTGTGGCACAATCTATGCTCACATAGGTCAGAAACCATTTGAATCTCTAGGTTTTCTTTCCTGGTTGGGGTTCTGGTGCACATCAATCATCATCATATTCTAGATTACAAAGATGCTAGTCCTAGACAGGATGGCTTTGATAGTTTTGGCCTTCCACATCTATAACCTTTCGTCATTTTCTTATTCGGTAAACATAACCATCAAGGTTTTGTTCTCTTTGGTGGTCATGAGAAAATGAGGAGTAAGAAAATCTCTCCTTTAAAtctctcatttctttttcatccTTTTCTAAGAATTTCGCACCTATTCCTCATTTTTACTCAAAGAAGATAAAGTTTTATAACAAGAAATACATCGTGAAGCCCTTGGAATGAAAATAAGGAATAAGAAAGTGTAAAATGcttttttatagaaaatgaTGGAAAGGAAATGAGGGATTTAAAGCAAGAGAACTTTCTTCTCCCTCATTTTCTCATGATAAATTCAACCACCGAAGAGGACGCAACCCAAAAAGAAGAGGCACTAGCTTACAATTGAAACGAAAGTAATTTGATTAGTGTATTCAAATAGATCTCTAGCCATAATGCCACTGCAGGAGATTCTCAAGCAGCATTTCAACACTAGAGGCATGCATACTTGCATTATCAGAAA
This window contains:
- the LOC125205702 gene encoding E3 ubiquitin-protein ligase AIRP2-like — protein: MEMMHHQQLARTSYNDSLSLLETDIQHANAMAAAIPKAKGGARLQMKLVYNHLSPLFLYFLKWIDCSCAYFLPRILNPFHILIYKVYTDGRPKISTIGRKATMKEFYGLILPSLEQLHYDLVEVDDGDCKSIAFSSKKRLEGDGGDSERDDECGICLEACTKMVMPNCCHAMCINCYRDWSTRSESCPFCRGSLRRVESRDLWELTGKDEVIERGAVSTEDLRRFYLYVRNLPKDIPDALFLMYYEYLI